In Ailuropoda melanoleuca isolate Jingjing unplaced genomic scaffold, ASM200744v2 unplaced-scaffold11150, whole genome shotgun sequence, a single window of DNA contains:
- the LOC100470390 gene encoding olfactory receptor 8B3, whose translation MAPGNASFVTEFILAGLTDLPDLQLPLFCLFLVMYVVTXLFLVMYVVTVLGNLGLISLIGLNSHLHTPMYFFLFNLSFIDLCYSSVFTPKMLTHFTSKKNMISYRGCMTQLYFFCFFAISEVYVLTSMAYDRYVAICNPLLYHVVMSPKVCSSLMLGSYLMAFSGAMAHTGCMLRLTFCDANTINHYLCDILPVLQLSCTSTYVNELVVFIVVGINVIVPSVTIFVSYCFILSSILRISSTEGRSKAFSTCSSHMVAVSLFFGSCAFMYLKPSSSGSMDEGKISSVFYTNVVPMMNPFIYSLRNKDVKLALRKTVSRSVF comes from the coding sequence ATGGCTCCTGGAAATGCTTCTTTTGTGACTGAATTCATTCTGGCGGGGCTCACAGACCTACCAGATCTCCAGCTCCCCCTTTTCTGCCTGTTTCTAGTCATGTATGTGGTCACGNGCCTGTTTCTAGTCATGTATGTGGTCACTGTGTTGGGGAATTTGGGCTTGATAAGTCTAATCGGGCTGAATtcacacctccacacccccatgtactttttcctcttcaatttgtCCTTCATAGATCTCTGTTATTCTTCTGTGTTCACACCCAAAATGCTGACTCACTTCACATCAAAGAAGAATATGATCTCCTACAGGGGATGCATGACCCagctttactttttctgtttttttgctatttctgAAGTTTATGTGCTGACATCAATGGCCTATGATCGCTATGTGGCTATCTGTAACCCACTTTTGTATCATGTTGTCATGTCCCCTAAAGTGTGTTCCAGCCTTATGCTTGGTTCATATTTGATGGCATTTTCGGGTGCCATGGCTCACACAGGATGCATGCTGAGACTGACCTTCTGTGATGCAAACACCATCAACCATTATTTATGTGATATCCTACCTGTGCTCCAGCTCTCCTGCACGAGCACCTATGTGAACGAGTTGGTGGTTTTCATTGTGGTAGGCATCAATGTGATTGTGCCCAGTGTCACCATCTTTGTCTCCTATTGTTTCATCCTCTCCAGCATCCTGCGCATCAGCTCCACTGAGGGCAGGTCCAAAGCCTTCAGCACCTGCAGTTCCCACATGgttgctgtttctctcttctttggatCATGTGCATTCATGTATCTTAAACCATCTTCTTCTGGGTCTATGGATGAGGGGAAAATCTCTTCTGTCTTTTATACCAATGTGGTTCCCATGATGAACCCTTTCATTTACAGCTTGAGAAACAAAGATGTTAAACTTGCTCTGAGAAAAACTGTGAGTAGGAGTGTGTTTTGA